A window from Natronorubrum aibiense encodes these proteins:
- a CDS encoding methyl-accepting chemotaxis protein, whose product MTIGKDSDAVDAETPTNHDVAAALGFDTIDTHTSTDPTADDGNDELPSRAEMWAIIQEQSQTINYLEERIDDLQQEQSRAERNRKEIASQLHEINESIAETGETAFDREDPEELPNGIEPSSSPLDFRANCRQHRVKKHLVDQGTPRKNRFRALLVMKRWNEFATKRTNGSGIFWTRDDVRNALTAILGKCPHAQTLKRVWGEMIAIGSSDIDVTERRVSAKQTPKEIITMDIETAERLLDTRYHHLELLDVDGQVTGGVTPVVTRTDTAEV is encoded by the coding sequence ATGACAATTGGAAAAGATTCGGACGCAGTTGACGCCGAAACGCCTACTAATCACGACGTTGCCGCCGCTCTCGGATTTGACACTATCGATACGCACACCAGCACTGATCCGACGGCCGACGACGGTAATGATGAGCTCCCTAGTCGCGCAGAGATGTGGGCTATCATCCAAGAGCAGTCACAGACGATCAACTATCTTGAGGAGCGTATCGACGACCTCCAGCAGGAACAGAGCCGTGCCGAGCGCAACCGCAAGGAGATCGCCAGCCAACTCCACGAGATCAACGAGTCAATTGCCGAGACCGGCGAGACTGCCTTCGACCGCGAGGACCCGGAGGAACTACCCAACGGCATCGAACCCTCGAGCAGTCCGTTGGACTTCCGTGCGAACTGCCGCCAGCACCGTGTCAAGAAGCACCTCGTCGACCAAGGAACGCCGCGAAAGAACCGGTTCCGCGCACTCCTCGTCATGAAACGCTGGAACGAGTTCGCAACCAAGCGCACGAACGGGAGCGGCATCTTTTGGACGCGAGACGATGTCCGAAATGCGCTCACTGCAATTCTCGGAAAGTGTCCCCATGCACAGACACTCAAACGCGTGTGGGGAGAGATGATCGCGATCGGGAGCTCGGACATTGATGTCACCGAGCGCCGTGTCTCTGCGAAACAGACACCAAAAGAGATCATTACGATGGATATCGAGACCGCTGAGAGACTGCTTGATACCCGCTACCACCATCTCGAGTTGCTTGATGTAGATGGACAGGTCACTGGTGGCGTCACACCCGTTGTGACTCGAACCGACACGGCAGAGGTGTGA